One window from the genome of Streptomyces sp. NBC_00287 encodes:
- the corA gene encoding magnesium/cobalt transporter CorA translates to MSMAGNLRKVTSLGKVGGLRKVARLARRRPRVDLSHPARSPLGSSVVNCVSYREGLRVPASGDLVDIVERVRKHGDGFVWLGLHEPTDQEFAGIAELFELHPLAVEDAIEAHQRPKLERYDETLFAVFKTVCYVEHEELTATSEVVNTGEIMVFTGHDFVITVRHGRHGSLGPLREELESEPEQLAKGPAAVLHAIADHVVDEYLSVADSVQADIDQVETDVFAEAGARVDPGRIYQLKRELLELKRAVAPLTRPLEELTTRPIRVVDPEIQAYFRDVTDHLLRVKEQIASFDELLNSILQAHLAQVTVAQNEDMRKITAWAALVAVPTMVCGVYGMNFEHMPELHWRFGYPLVIGVIAVACLTLYRGFRRNGWL, encoded by the coding sequence ATGTCCATGGCAGGAAATCTGCGGAAGGTCACGAGCCTCGGCAAGGTCGGCGGCCTGCGCAAGGTGGCGCGGCTGGCCCGGCGGCGCCCCCGCGTCGACCTGAGCCACCCGGCGCGCTCCCCGCTGGGCTCCTCCGTGGTGAACTGCGTGAGCTATCGCGAGGGCCTGCGGGTCCCCGCGAGCGGCGATCTGGTCGACATCGTGGAACGGGTGCGCAAGCACGGCGACGGTTTCGTCTGGCTCGGTCTGCACGAACCTACGGACCAGGAGTTCGCGGGCATCGCCGAGCTCTTCGAACTGCATCCGCTGGCCGTCGAGGACGCGATCGAGGCCCATCAGCGTCCGAAGCTGGAGCGTTACGACGAGACGCTGTTCGCGGTGTTCAAGACGGTCTGCTACGTCGAGCACGAGGAGCTCACGGCGACGAGCGAGGTCGTGAACACCGGCGAGATCATGGTCTTCACCGGCCATGACTTCGTGATCACCGTGCGGCACGGACGGCACGGCTCGCTGGGTCCGCTGCGTGAGGAGCTGGAGTCCGAGCCCGAGCAGCTCGCCAAGGGCCCGGCGGCGGTGCTGCACGCCATCGCGGACCATGTGGTCGACGAATATCTGAGCGTGGCCGACTCGGTGCAGGCGGACATCGACCAGGTGGAGACGGATGTGTTCGCGGAGGCCGGCGCCCGGGTCGACCCCGGCCGGATCTACCAGCTCAAGCGTGAACTGCTGGAGCTGAAGCGGGCGGTGGCACCGCTCACTCGGCCGCTGGAGGAGCTCACCACCCGGCCGATACGGGTGGTCGACCCGGAGATACAGGCGTACTTCCGCGACGTCACCGACCACCTGCTGCGGGTCAAGGAACAGATCGCCTCCTTCGACGAGCTGCTCAATTCGATCCTCCAGGCACACCTCGCGCAGGTCACGGTCGCCCAGAACGAGGACATGCGGAAGATCACGGCCTGGGCCGCGCTGGTCGCCGTACCGACGATGGTCTGCGGGGTCTACGGCATGAACTTCGAGCACATGCCGGAGCTGCACTGGAGGTTCGGCTACCCGCTGGTCATAGGCGTGATAGCCGTGGCGTGTCTGACGCTGTACCGCGGCTTCAGGCGCAACGGCTGGCTGTGA
- a CDS encoding carboxymuconolactone decarboxylase family protein — MTTNTLVNAETPRMNFAKTAPKVFRALIGFDAAAREGLDPTLVELVQIRASLLNNCAYCLHMHTNDARKAGETEDRLHMVAVWREARHFFTEREQAALALTEAVTLISDGGVPDAVYAEAAAHFDEEELAKVLALIFTINTWNRVALSTGKVAGTDER; from the coding sequence ATGACGACGAACACGCTGGTCAACGCCGAGACGCCCCGGATGAACTTCGCCAAGACCGCCCCGAAGGTCTTCCGTGCCCTCATCGGCTTCGACGCCGCCGCCCGCGAGGGCCTGGACCCCACGCTGGTCGAACTGGTCCAGATCCGCGCCTCGCTCCTCAACAACTGCGCGTACTGCCTGCACATGCACACCAACGACGCCCGCAAGGCGGGCGAGACCGAGGACCGGCTGCACATGGTGGCGGTCTGGCGGGAGGCCCGCCACTTCTTCACCGAGCGCGAGCAGGCGGCGCTGGCCCTGACGGAGGCGGTCACGCTGATCTCCGACGGCGGCGTCCCGGACGCCGTCTACGCCGAGGCCGCGGCCCACTTCGACGAGGAGGAGCTGGCCAAGGTGCTGGCCCTGATCTTCACGATCAACACGTGGAACCGCGTGGCACTGTCGACGGGGAAGGTGGCGGGGACGGACGAGCGGTAG
- a CDS encoding anthrone oxygenase family protein has product MIDGPYFVLTVLGVLGTGLVAGVFCAFSTFVMKGLAALPPAQGVAAMQAINVAALTPAFMLVFIGSAVLCAVLAVVTFVLWPDEGTVELLLGSALYLFGSFGVTMVANVPRNDALMKMEAGTREAAAYWTTYVREWTAWNHVRMVASAAAAISYVLALT; this is encoded by the coding sequence ATGATCGATGGGCCGTACTTCGTACTGACCGTGCTGGGTGTGCTGGGGACCGGTCTGGTGGCCGGGGTGTTCTGCGCGTTCTCCACCTTCGTGATGAAGGGGCTCGCCGCGCTGCCGCCCGCGCAGGGCGTCGCGGCGATGCAGGCGATCAACGTGGCCGCGCTGACCCCCGCCTTCATGCTCGTGTTCATCGGCTCGGCGGTGCTGTGCGCCGTGCTCGCCGTGGTGACCTTCGTGCTGTGGCCGGACGAGGGGACCGTGGAGCTGCTGCTGGGCAGCGCGCTGTATCTGTTCGGTTCGTTCGGGGTGACCATGGTCGCCAATGTGCCGCGCAACGACGCTCTGATGAAGATGGAGGCGGGCACCCGCGAGGCGGCCGCGTACTGGACGACGTATGTGCGCGAGTGGACGGCCTGGAACCACGTCCGGATGGTCGCCTCGGCCGCTGCCGCGATCTCCTATGTGCTGGCCCTCACGTGA
- a CDS encoding CBS domain-containing protein: MTTAGDIMHRGAQWIPAHETLDRAAQMMRDLGVGALPISDSNERLCGILTDRDIVVGCVAMGHDPAKVTAGEMAQGTPRWIEADADVGDVLREMQEHQIRRLPVIENKRLVGMISEADLAQHLTEDQIGTWAESVYARTRAH; the protein is encoded by the coding sequence ATGACCACTGCCGGAGACATCATGCACCGCGGAGCCCAGTGGATCCCGGCGCACGAGACCCTGGACCGCGCCGCCCAGATGATGCGCGACCTCGGCGTCGGAGCCCTGCCCATCAGCGACTCCAACGAACGCCTCTGCGGCATCCTCACCGACCGCGACATCGTCGTCGGTTGTGTGGCCATGGGACACGACCCGGCCAAGGTCACCGCCGGCGAGATGGCCCAGGGCACCCCGCGCTGGATCGAGGCGGACGCCGACGTCGGCGATGTGCTCCGGGAGATGCAGGAGCACCAGATCCGCCGGCTCCCCGTCATCGAGAACAAGCGCCTCGTCGGCATGATCAGCGAGGCCGACCTCGCCCAGCATCTGACGGAGGACCAGATCGGCACCTGGGCCGAGAGCGTCTACGCCAGGACCCGGGCGCACTGA
- a CDS encoding DUF2293 domain-containing protein, whose product MEHLATPPHRGGLLVIQPIGRRHCAECRGGPLSLLVLEDGAPRCLDCADLGHLVFLPRGDTALTRRAREESALSAVVVRFNRRKGRYERQGVLVEEAGLARAEQRCLADAEARRRRRLRDARRRAAEDARFTEAFAAEIRRLFPGCPADRAAATAAHASVRGSGRVGRSAAGRALSEGAVISAVVASVRHMDTPYDQLLMSGVPRHEARRRIAAAVETVLRQWREPEAKAG is encoded by the coding sequence ATGGAGCACCTGGCAACTCCCCCGCACCGCGGCGGACTTCTCGTCATCCAGCCGATCGGACGGCGGCACTGCGCGGAGTGCCGGGGCGGGCCGCTGTCGCTGCTTGTGCTGGAGGACGGGGCGCCCCGGTGTCTCGACTGCGCGGACCTCGGGCATCTGGTCTTCCTCCCGCGCGGGGACACCGCGCTGACCCGCCGGGCCCGGGAGGAGAGCGCGCTGTCGGCGGTGGTGGTGCGGTTCAACCGGCGCAAGGGGCGCTACGAGCGGCAGGGCGTCCTCGTGGAGGAGGCGGGGCTGGCCCGGGCCGAGCAGCGGTGCCTCGCGGACGCCGAGGCGAGGCGGCGCAGGCGGCTGCGGGACGCGCGGCGCAGGGCGGCCGAGGACGCGCGGTTCACGGAGGCGTTCGCGGCGGAGATACGGCGGCTGTTTCCGGGGTGCCCGGCGGACCGGGCGGCCGCGACAGCCGCGCATGCCTCGGTGCGGGGCAGCGGACGGGTGGGCCGGAGCGCGGCGGGGCGGGCGCTGTCCGAGGGGGCGGTGATCTCGGCGGTCGTGGCGTCGGTACGGCATATGGACACGCCGTACGACCAGTTGCTGATGAGCGGGGTGCCGCGGCACGAGGCCCGGCGGAGGATCGCGGCGGCGGTGGAGACGGTGCTGAGGCAGTGGCGGGAGCCGGAAGCGAAGGCGGGGTGA
- the pdxR gene encoding MocR-like pyridoxine biosynthesis transcription factor PdxR produces the protein MSETWVNSAERIGADLHLELSGPGGRRAALIRALRDAVRGGRLAPGTRLPPYRSLAADLGVARNTVADAYAELVAEGWLTARQGSGTRVADRAEPLRHAGNPPGTAPPRAHGPRHDLRQGTPDVSGFPRADWLASYRRALHQAPNEVFGPGDPAGRVELREALAEYLARARGVRCTPDRIVICSGFAHALRLLFEGHVLRGPLAVEAYGLPFHRELLTGAGVRTVPLPLDEHGARVDRLTRERGVLLTPAHQFPTGGPLHAGRRAAVIDWARARGAVIVEDDYDGEFRYDRKPVGAVQGLDPERVIFIGSVSKSLSPAVRLGWMVLPEEYVGGVLAAKGEREAWASVLDQLCLADFIARGSYDRHVRRMRQRYRGRRDRLVAALAERAPHIEVTGVAAGLHAVLRLPPGTEAATVERAGRLGVALDGLAAFRHPEAAQAAVPAHDGLVVGYATPSEHAYAAALDALCATFPDP, from the coding sequence GTGTCCGAAACATGGGTCAATTCCGCGGAGCGGATCGGCGCCGATCTGCATCTGGAGCTGTCGGGACCTGGCGGCAGACGGGCCGCCCTCATCCGTGCGCTGCGCGACGCCGTACGCGGCGGCCGACTCGCCCCCGGCACCCGGCTGCCGCCGTACCGCTCGCTCGCCGCCGACCTGGGCGTCGCCCGGAACACGGTGGCCGACGCTTACGCGGAGCTCGTCGCCGAGGGTTGGCTCACCGCCCGCCAGGGCTCGGGCACCCGAGTCGCCGACCGCGCCGAGCCGCTGCGACACGCCGGGAACCCGCCCGGAACGGCCCCTCCACGCGCGCATGGCCCGCGCCACGACCTGCGGCAGGGCACCCCGGACGTGTCGGGCTTCCCGCGCGCGGACTGGCTCGCTTCCTACCGGCGAGCCCTGCACCAGGCGCCCAACGAGGTGTTCGGGCCCGGCGATCCAGCGGGGCGGGTGGAGCTTCGGGAGGCGCTGGCGGAGTACCTCGCACGCGCGCGTGGCGTCCGCTGCACACCGGACCGGATCGTGATCTGCTCCGGTTTCGCCCACGCGCTGCGGCTGCTCTTCGAGGGGCACGTGCTGCGCGGACCGCTGGCCGTGGAGGCGTACGGGCTGCCCTTCCACCGGGAGCTGCTCACCGGCGCCGGCGTGCGGACCGTGCCGCTGCCCCTCGACGAGCACGGCGCCCGGGTCGACCGGCTCACTCGCGAGCGGGGCGTGCTGCTCACGCCCGCGCACCAGTTCCCGACCGGTGGCCCGCTGCACGCCGGCCGTCGCGCCGCGGTGATCGACTGGGCACGCGCGCGTGGGGCGGTGATCGTGGAGGACGACTACGACGGGGAGTTCCGTTACGACCGCAAGCCGGTCGGGGCGGTGCAGGGTCTCGACCCGGAGCGGGTGATCTTCATCGGCTCGGTCAGCAAGAGCCTGTCCCCGGCGGTCCGGCTGGGCTGGATGGTCCTGCCCGAGGAGTACGTCGGGGGCGTGCTCGCAGCCAAGGGCGAGCGGGAGGCCTGGGCGAGCGTGCTCGACCAGCTCTGCCTCGCCGACTTCATCGCGCGTGGGTCGTACGACCGGCATGTGCGGCGTATGCGGCAGCGGTACCGCGGTCGCCGGGACCGGCTGGTCGCGGCGCTCGCCGAGCGGGCGCCGCACATCGAGGTCACCGGGGTGGCGGCCGGGCTGCACGCGGTGCTGCGGCTGCCGCCGGGGACCGAGGCGGCCACCGTCGAGCGGGCGGGGCGGCTCGGCGTTGCCCTCGACGGGCTCGCCGCGTTCCGGCATCCGGAGGCCGCGCAGGCGGCCGTACCCGCCCATGACGGCCTGGTCGTCGGCTATGCGACCCCCTCCGAGCACGCCTACGCGGCGGCCCTCGACGCCCTCTGTGCAACTTTTCCGGATCCGTAA
- a CDS encoding uridine kinase has protein sequence MRLEAITWERLGDLLAERLLDLKPADGSPWPRIAFDGAPAARPGDLAERVAEALRTRGRPSLVVGAEGFLRPASLRLEYGRRDVEAYYDGWLDTGALWREVFGPLEPGGDGRVLPDLWDPVTDRATRSPYVQLPPGGALLMHGPLLLRHWFPFDLTVHVLLSPGALRRRTPEPDHWTLPAFARYEDETDPAATADVLVRADDPRHPAWSG, from the coding sequence GTGCGACTCGAAGCGATCACCTGGGAACGGCTCGGCGATCTCCTCGCGGAGCGGCTGCTCGACCTGAAGCCCGCCGACGGGAGCCCCTGGCCGCGCATCGCCTTCGACGGCGCCCCCGCGGCCCGCCCGGGGGACCTCGCGGAACGCGTCGCCGAAGCCCTGCGCACCCGTGGCCGCCCCTCACTGGTCGTCGGCGCCGAGGGCTTCCTGCGCCCCGCCTCCCTCCGCCTGGAATACGGCCGCCGGGACGTGGAGGCGTACTACGACGGCTGGCTGGACACCGGCGCCCTGTGGCGTGAGGTCTTCGGCCCCCTCGAACCCGGCGGCGACGGCCGTGTCCTGCCCGACCTGTGGGATCCCGTCACCGACCGCGCCACCCGTAGTCCGTACGTCCAACTCCCGCCGGGTGGCGCACTGTTGATGCACGGCCCGCTGCTGCTGCGGCACTGGTTCCCCTTCGACCTGACCGTCCACGTCCTCCTCTCCCCGGGCGCCCTGCGCCGCCGTACCCCCGAACCCGACCACTGGACCCTCCCCGCCTTCGCCCGCTACGAGGACGAGACCGACCCGGCCGCCACCGCCGACGTCCTGGTCCGCGCCGACGACCCCCGCCATCCGGCCTGGAGCGGCTGA
- a CDS encoding methyltransferase, with amino-acid sequence MMRSDGYLLDNRQSEAGERFDAFAALFDPTTFRHFEAFGIGSGWRCWEVGAGGTSVVSWLAKKVGPTGRVVATDIDTSRVAAAARPPVEVRVHDVGTEEPPGEGFDLVHARLVLVHVPDRERALRSMVAALRPGGRLLVEDADPALQPLVCPDEYGPDQQLANRLRQGFRKLLADRGADLSYGRRIPRLLREAGLQRVYADGYFPVASPACAALESATIRQIRDQLVSAGLATDQDIDRHLANVSSGGMDLATAPMISAWGRKA; translated from the coding sequence ATGATGCGATCCGACGGGTATCTCCTGGACAACCGGCAGAGCGAAGCGGGCGAACGCTTCGACGCTTTCGCCGCTCTCTTCGATCCCACCACCTTCCGGCACTTCGAGGCCTTCGGCATCGGGTCCGGCTGGCGCTGCTGGGAAGTCGGCGCCGGCGGCACCTCGGTGGTGTCGTGGCTGGCCAAGAAGGTCGGACCGACCGGACGGGTGGTGGCAACGGACATCGACACCTCGCGGGTCGCCGCGGCCGCCCGGCCGCCCGTCGAGGTGCGCGTCCACGACGTGGGAACCGAGGAGCCGCCCGGGGAGGGCTTCGATCTGGTGCATGCCCGGCTCGTCCTCGTTCATGTCCCGGACCGGGAAAGGGCGTTGCGGTCGATGGTCGCCGCGCTGCGGCCCGGCGGTCGGCTGCTGGTCGAGGACGCCGATCCCGCCCTGCAGCCCCTGGTCTGCCCGGACGAGTACGGCCCCGACCAGCAGTTGGCGAACCGGCTGCGGCAGGGCTTCCGGAAGCTGCTCGCCGACCGGGGTGCCGACCTCTCCTACGGGCGCAGGATCCCGCGTCTGCTGCGGGAGGCGGGGCTGCAGCGGGTGTACGCCGACGGCTACTTCCCGGTGGCCTCGCCCGCCTGCGCCGCCCTGGAGTCGGCCACGATTCGCCAGATCCGCGACCAGCTCGTCTCGGCGGGCCTCGCCACCGATCAGGACATCGACCGCCACCTGGCCAACGTCTCCTCAGGAGGCATGGACCTGGCCACGGCCCCGATGATCTCCGCGTGGGGGCGCAAGGCGTAA
- a CDS encoding carbohydrate kinase family protein, with product MTTARGGALLVVGDVVTDVIARHRGPLASGTDTAAVIRTVPGGAGANVACWAAYHSDAEVRLLGRVGAEAAAWHERELAACGVRPCLVVDPRAPTGTVICLVDTGAAAERTFLTDSGASLRLDAGDWSDALLDGVARLHLSGYLLFSEPSRALVAAALASARARGMPVSLDPASAGFLTDLGVDRFLALVQGVDVLLPSRDEACLLTGLPDAADAAAKLSRHVPLVVVKRGAAGALVARSGTVCARVPAAPATPTDTTGAGDAFTGAFLAALLRGAEPEEAAREGCRAGALAVERVGGRPPGAD from the coding sequence GTGACGACGGCGCGAGGCGGTGCCCTGCTGGTCGTCGGCGATGTCGTCACGGACGTGATCGCCCGGCACCGGGGACCGCTCGCCTCGGGCACGGACACGGCCGCCGTGATCCGTACGGTGCCGGGCGGCGCGGGCGCCAATGTGGCCTGCTGGGCGGCGTACCACTCGGACGCGGAGGTACGGCTGCTCGGACGGGTGGGCGCGGAGGCGGCGGCCTGGCACGAGCGGGAGCTGGCCGCCTGCGGGGTACGGCCGTGTCTCGTCGTCGATCCGCGGGCGCCGACCGGCACGGTGATCTGCCTGGTGGACACGGGTGCTGCGGCCGAGCGGACGTTTCTGACCGACAGTGGCGCCTCGCTGCGGCTGGATGCCGGCGACTGGTCGGATGCGCTGCTCGACGGGGTCGCCCGGCTGCATCTGTCGGGCTACCTGCTGTTCTCCGAGCCGAGCCGCGCGCTGGTGGCGGCGGCCCTCGCGTCGGCACGCGCGCGTGGCATGCCGGTGAGTCTGGACCCGGCCTCGGCCGGATTCCTGACGGACCTGGGGGTGGACCGTTTCCTGGCGCTCGTCCAAGGCGTCGACGTTCTGCTGCCCAGCCGTGACGAGGCCTGTCTGCTGACGGGGTTGCCCGACGCGGCGGACGCGGCGGCCAAGTTGAGCCGCCATGTCCCGCTGGTGGTCGTCAAGCGGGGTGCGGCCGGTGCGCTGGTGGCGCGGAGCGGCACGGTGTGCGCCCGGGTGCCGGCGGCGCCGGCGACCCCGACGGACACTACGGGGGCGGGCGACGCCTTCACCGGCGCGTTCCTTGCCGCCCTGCTCCGGGGCGCCGAGCCGGAGGAGGCGGCCCGGGAGGGGTGCCGGGCAGGGGCACTTGCGGTGGAGCGAGTGGGCGGTCGGCCGCCGGGGGCGGACTGA
- a CDS encoding glutamate synthase subunit beta codes for MADPKGFMTTPRQEWPRRPVEERVRDWDEVYVPGALLPIVSKQADRCMDCGIPFCHEACPLGNLIPEWNDLVSREDWRAAADRLHATNNFPEFTGRLCPAPCEAGCVLAINQPAVTIKNVECAIADRAWELGFAPPKPPDRLSGRTVAVIGSGPTGLAAAQQLTRAGHTVAVYEKDDRIGGLMRYGIPEFKMEKVQLERRIEQMRAEGTKFRTSTAVGRDLGAEELRSRYDAVVIATGATAWRELDVPGRELAGIQQAMEYLPLANRVCEGDIETSPMSAAGKHVAIVGGGDTGADCLGTAVREGAASVTQLDIYAQPGAERDEDAEPWPTYPKIYRLSAAHEEARELRTAPAADADARLFAASTLRFTGDAQGHVRSLHLVEVDSNRRPLPGTGRAIPADLVLLALGFSGPDQEDGLIGQLGLTLEPRGTIARDAGFATNVPGVFAAGDAARGQSLIVWAIAEGRAVAAAVDRRLTGSSRLPAPISPYDRPMAV; via the coding sequence ATGGCCGATCCCAAGGGATTCATGACCACGCCCCGCCAGGAATGGCCCCGCCGGCCCGTCGAGGAGCGGGTCCGGGACTGGGACGAGGTGTACGTCCCCGGGGCGCTGCTGCCCATCGTCAGCAAGCAGGCCGACCGGTGCATGGACTGCGGCATCCCGTTCTGCCATGAGGCCTGTCCGCTCGGCAATCTGATCCCCGAGTGGAACGACCTGGTGTCCCGGGAGGACTGGCGGGCCGCCGCCGACCGGCTGCACGCCACCAACAACTTCCCCGAGTTCACCGGGCGGTTGTGCCCGGCGCCGTGCGAGGCGGGGTGCGTGCTCGCCATCAACCAGCCCGCGGTCACCATCAAGAACGTCGAGTGCGCCATCGCCGACCGGGCCTGGGAGCTGGGGTTCGCGCCGCCCAAGCCACCGGACCGGCTGTCGGGGCGTACGGTCGCGGTGATCGGCTCGGGGCCCACGGGGCTCGCGGCGGCCCAACAGCTGACCCGGGCCGGGCACACGGTCGCCGTGTACGAGAAGGACGACCGGATCGGCGGGCTGATGCGGTACGGCATCCCCGAGTTCAAGATGGAGAAGGTCCAACTGGAGCGGCGTATCGAGCAGATGCGGGCCGAGGGGACCAAGTTCCGTACGTCCACGGCGGTCGGGCGAGACCTCGGGGCGGAGGAGCTGCGGTCGCGCTACGACGCCGTGGTGATCGCCACCGGGGCGACCGCGTGGCGTGAACTGGACGTGCCGGGGCGGGAGCTGGCCGGGATCCAGCAGGCCATGGAGTATCTGCCGCTGGCCAACCGGGTGTGCGAGGGCGATATCGAGACATCCCCGATGTCCGCCGCCGGGAAGCACGTCGCCATCGTCGGCGGCGGGGACACCGGCGCCGACTGTCTGGGCACGGCGGTGCGGGAGGGCGCCGCGTCCGTGACCCAGCTCGACATCTACGCCCAGCCCGGCGCCGAGCGCGACGAGGACGCCGAGCCCTGGCCGACGTACCCCAAGATCTACCGGCTCTCGGCGGCGCACGAGGAGGCCCGGGAGCTGCGGACGGCCCCCGCTGCGGACGCGGACGCACGGCTGTTCGCGGCGTCGACGCTCCGCTTCACGGGGGACGCGCAAGGGCATGTACGGTCGCTGCACCTGGTCGAGGTCGACTCGAACCGTCGGCCGCTGCCGGGGACCGGGCGGGCCATTCCGGCCGATCTCGTGCTGCTCGCGCTCGGCTTCTCCGGGCCCGACCAGGAGGACGGGCTGATCGGGCAGCTGGGGCTGACGCTGGAGCCGCGAGGGACGATCGCGCGGGACGCCGGCTTCGCCACGAACGTCCCGGGCGTGTTCGCCGCGGGGGACGCCGCCCGGGGACAGTCGCTGATCGTGTGGGCGATCGCGGAGGGGCGGGCGGTGGCCGCGGCGGTCGACCGCCGTCTGACCGGCAGCTCACGGCTGCCGGCGCCGATATCGCCGTACGACCGGCCGATGGCTGTCTGA